One window of the Nothobranchius furzeri strain GRZ-AD chromosome 3, NfurGRZ-RIMD1, whole genome shotgun sequence genome contains the following:
- the LOC107385538 gene encoding twist-related protein 2 — translation MLDTAMREEVSCTNSPEGGLGASEEELERGSKKSLQAGNRKRSPYPKKDSLSQTEESSTGSASSLLPAGPKRLKKSPTAIVSLAPTSLAPRSEPPFEELHSQRVIANVRERQRTQSLNDAFASLRKIIPTLPSDKLSKIQILKLASRYIDFLYQVLQSDEMDAKLASCNYLAHERLSYAFSVWRMEGAWAMSASH, via the coding sequence ATGCTGGACACTGCAATGAGAGAAGAGGTGTCCTGCACCAACTCCCCCGAAGGAGGGCTGGGAGCCAGCGAAGAGGAGCTGGAGAGAGGATCCAAAAAGAGCCTTCAGGCGGGAAACCGAAAACGTTCCCCTTATCCTAAGAAGGATAGCCTGAGTCAGACGGAAGAGAGCAGCACCGGCAGCGCCAGCAGCCTGCTGCCGGCCGGGCCGAAGAGGCTGAAGAAAAGCCCCACAGCTATCGTGTCGCTGGCTCCCACATCCCTGGCTCCCAGGTCGGAGCCGCCCTTCGAGGAGCTCCACTCTCAGCGGGTCATCGCCAACGTGAGGGAGCGCCAACGCACTCAGTCTCTGAACGATGCCTTTGCCTCTCTACGCAAGATCATCCCCACGCTACCCTCCGACAAGCTCAGCAAGATCCAGATCCTGAAACTAGCCTCGCGCTACATCGACTTCCTCTATCAGGTGCTGCAGAGCGACGAGATGGACGCCAAGCTGGCCAGCTGCAACTACCTGGCCCACGAGAGACTCAGCTATGCCTTCTCCGTCTGGAGGATGGAGGGGGCCTGGGCTATGTCTGCCAGCCACTAG